A stretch of the Bacillus sp. FJAT-18017 genome encodes the following:
- the rplV gene encoding 50S ribosomal protein L22, producing the protein MQAKAVARTVRIAPRKARLVVDLIRGKQVGEAVAILTLTPKAASPIVEKVLKSAMANAEHNYEMDVNNLVVEQAFVDEGPTLKRFRPRAQGRASAINKRTSHITIVLSEKKEG; encoded by the coding sequence ATGCAAGCAAAAGCTGTTGCTAGAACAGTCCGTATTGCTCCTCGTAAAGCTCGTTTAGTCGTAGATTTAATTCGAGGTAAGCAAGTTGGTGAAGCTGTAGCGATTCTGACTTTGACTCCGAAAGCTGCTTCTCCAATCGTAGAAAAAGTATTGAAATCTGCTATGGCAAACGCAGAACATAACTATGAAATGGACGTTAATAACCTTGTTGTTGAACAGGCTTTCGTTGACGAAGGTCCAACACTGAAGCGTTTCCGTCCACGTGCGCAAGGCCGTGCTAGTGCAATTAACAAACGCACAAGCCATATCACAATCGTTCTATCAGAAAAGAAGGAGGGATAA
- the rpsS gene encoding 30S ribosomal protein S19 — protein MGRSLKKGPFVDEHLMKKVESLGADSKQVVKTWSRRSTIFPQFIGHTIAVYDGRKHVPVYVTEDMVGHKLGEFAPTRAYKGHGNDDKKTRR, from the coding sequence ATGGGTCGCAGTTTGAAAAAAGGGCCTTTTGTTGATGAGCACCTAATGAAAAAGGTTGAAAGCCTTGGCGCCGACAGCAAACAGGTAGTGAAGACATGGTCTCGCCGTTCTACTATATTCCCACAATTCATCGGCCACACAATCGCTGTGTATGATGGACGTAAACACGTACCAGTTTATGTGACTGAAGACATGGTAGGACACAAGCTTGGAGAATTTGCTCCAACTCGTGCTTATAAAGGTCACGGCAATGACGATAAGAAAACCAGACGTTAA
- the rplB gene encoding 50S ribosomal protein L2 yields the protein MAIKKYKPTSNGRRGMTTSDFAEITTSTPEKSLLAPVTRKGGRNNQGKLTVRHQGGGHKRQYRLIDFKRDKDGIPGRVATIEYDPNRSANIALINYVDGEKRYILAPKNLQVGLQVMSGPEADIKVGNALPLANIPVGTVVHNIELKPGKGGQLVRSAGTSAQVLGKEGKYVLVRLNSGEVRMILATCRATVGQVGNEQHELINIGKAGRSRWLGKRPTVRGSVMNPNDHPHGGGEGRSPIGRKSPMSPWGKPTLGRKTRKKKNKSDKFIVRRRKK from the coding sequence ATGGCGATTAAAAAGTACAAACCTACCTCTAACGGTCGTCGCGGAATGACTACTTCTGATTTCGCAGAAATCACAACTAGCACTCCAGAAAAGTCTTTGTTGGCTCCGGTAACAAGAAAAGGCGGCCGTAACAACCAGGGTAAGTTAACTGTTCGTCATCAAGGTGGCGGCCATAAGCGTCAATACCGTCTTATCGATTTTAAACGCGATAAAGATGGCATTCCAGGACGCGTTGCCACTATCGAATACGATCCAAACCGTTCCGCAAATATTGCGCTAATCAATTATGTGGATGGAGAAAAGCGTTACATCCTAGCTCCAAAAAACCTTCAGGTTGGACTGCAAGTAATGTCTGGTCCGGAAGCTGATATCAAAGTAGGAAATGCACTTCCACTTGCAAACATTCCAGTTGGTACAGTCGTACACAACATTGAACTAAAGCCTGGTAAAGGTGGACAGCTTGTCCGTTCTGCAGGAACATCTGCACAGGTTCTTGGTAAGGAAGGCAAATACGTACTTGTACGTTTGAATTCTGGAGAAGTTCGCATGATTCTTGCAACTTGCCGCGCAACTGTAGGCCAAGTTGGTAATGAGCAGCATGAACTAATCAATATTGGTAAAGCTGGACGTTCCCGCTGGTTAGGCAAACGCCCAACAGTTCGTGGATCTGTTATGAACCCGAATGATCACCCGCACGGTGGTGGTGAAGGACGCTCCCCAATTGGACGTAAGTCACCAATGTCACCTTGGGGCAAGCCAACTCTTGGCCGCAAGACTCGTAAGAAAAAGAACAAGTCCGATAAATTCATCGTACGACGCCGTAAAAAATAA
- the rplW gene encoding 50S ribosomal protein L23: MMDVRDVIKRPVITERSTDLMAEKKYTFEVDVKANKTQVKDAIETIFGVDVEKVNIMNYKGKFKRMGKFGGYTNKRRKAIVKLTADSKEIEIFES, from the coding sequence ATAATGGACGTACGCGATGTCATTAAGCGCCCCGTTATTACTGAACGTTCTACTGATTTGATGGCTGAAAAGAAATATACGTTCGAAGTGGACGTTAAAGCCAACAAAACTCAAGTCAAGGACGCTATTGAAACAATCTTTGGCGTTGATGTTGAGAAAGTAAACATCATGAACTATAAAGGCAAGTTCAAGCGCATGGGCAAATTCGGTGGATATACTAACAAACGCCGCAAAGCCATTGTTAAGCTAACTGCAGATAGCAAAGAAATCGAAATTTTTGAATCCTAG
- the rplD gene encoding 50S ribosomal protein L4, which translates to MPKVALFNQNGSQVGEIELNDTVFGIEPNQHVLFEAVLMQRASLRQGTHKTKIRSEVAGGGRKPWRQKGTGRARQGSIRSPQWRGGGTVFGPVPRSYSYKLPKKVRRLAIKSALSSKVLEENVLVLESLAFDAPKTKDFKSVLKGLSVEKKALIVTADLDENVALSARNLPGITVVTANGINVVDVLNHDKLIITKAAVEKVEEVLA; encoded by the coding sequence ATGCCTAAAGTAGCATTATTTAACCAAAACGGTTCACAAGTTGGTGAAATCGAGCTTAATGATACAGTGTTCGGCATTGAACCTAACCAGCATGTTCTTTTTGAAGCAGTGCTGATGCAAAGGGCTTCACTTCGCCAGGGAACACACAAAACAAAAATCCGTTCTGAAGTAGCCGGTGGCGGTCGCAAGCCATGGAGACAAAAAGGAACAGGCCGTGCCCGTCAGGGTTCAATCCGCTCACCACAATGGAGAGGCGGCGGTACAGTATTTGGTCCAGTACCTCGCAGCTATAGCTATAAGCTTCCTAAAAAGGTACGCCGTTTGGCAATTAAATCCGCATTGTCTTCAAAAGTACTTGAGGAAAATGTACTAGTACTTGAAAGCCTCGCTTTCGATGCTCCAAAAACAAAAGATTTCAAAAGTGTCCTCAAAGGGCTTTCTGTTGAGAAAAAAGCACTTATTGTAACAGCTGACCTTGATGAGAACGTTGCGTTGTCTGCAAGGAATCTTCCTGGCATTACTGTAGTAACTGCCAACGGCATCAATGTCGTAGATGTCCTTAACCATGACAAGCTGATTATCACTAAGGCTGCTGTCGAAAAAGTAGAGGAGGTGCTTGCATAA
- the rplC gene encoding 50S ribosomal protein L3: MTKGILGRKIGMTQVFAENGNLIPVTVIQAAGNVVLQKKTVANDGYEAVQIGFEDKREKLSNKPEKGHVAKASTAPKRFVREFRGVDLAAFEVGQEVKVNIFAEGDIVDVTGVSKGKGFQGAIKRHGQSRGPMAHGSRYHRRPGSMGPVAPNRVFKGKALPGRMGGEVVTVQNLEVVKVDTDRNLLLVKGNVPGPRKSLVKIKTAVKA, from the coding sequence ATGACCAAAGGAATCTTAGGAAGAAAGATTGGTATGACTCAAGTATTTGCTGAAAACGGCAACCTGATCCCTGTAACTGTAATCCAGGCAGCTGGAAACGTTGTTCTTCAAAAGAAGACAGTTGCAAACGATGGCTACGAAGCGGTTCAAATCGGCTTCGAAGACAAACGCGAAAAACTTTCCAACAAACCTGAAAAGGGACATGTCGCAAAGGCAAGCACTGCTCCTAAGCGCTTCGTTCGCGAATTCCGCGGAGTAGACTTGGCAGCATTTGAAGTTGGTCAGGAAGTCAAAGTTAATATTTTTGCAGAAGGCGACATCGTAGATGTAACCGGTGTGTCCAAAGGTAAAGGATTCCAGGGTGCAATTAAACGCCACGGACAATCCCGCGGCCCTATGGCTCACGGTTCCCGTTACCACCGCCGACCAGGTTCTATGGGTCCTGTAGCTCCTAACCGTGTATTCAAGGGCAAAGCATTGCCAGGCCGCATGGGTGGAGAAGTTGTTACAGTTCAAAACCTTGAAGTTGTAAAGGTTGATACAGACCGCAATCTGCTTCTTGTGAAAGGTAATGTACCTGGACCAAGGAAATCACTTGTAAAAATTAAAACTGCTGTTAAAGCATAG
- the rpsJ gene encoding 30S ribosomal protein S10, whose product MAKQKIRIRLKAYDHRILDQSAEKIVETAKRSGASVSGPIPLPTEKSIYTILRAVHKYKDSREQFEMRTHKRLIDIVNPTPQTVDSLMRLDLPSGVDIEIKL is encoded by the coding sequence ATGGCAAAACAAAAAATCCGTATCCGTTTAAAGGCGTATGATCACAGGATTCTTGATCAATCTGCTGAAAAAATTGTTGAGACAGCAAAGCGTTCTGGTGCTTCAGTGTCCGGTCCGATTCCGCTTCCAACAGAGAAGTCTATCTACACGATTCTTCGTGCGGTGCATAAGTACAAGGATTCTCGTGAACAATTCGAGATGCGTACACACAAGCGTCTAATCGACATTGTGAACCCAACTCCACAAACAGTTGATTCACTTATGCGTCTAGACCTGCCATCCGGTGTTGACATCGAAATTAAACTTTAA
- the tuf gene encoding elongation factor Tu: MGKAKFDRSKPHVNIGTIGHVDHGKTTLTAAITSVLAKVGGAEARGYDQIDGAPEEKERGITISTSHVEYETANRHYAHVDCPGHADYVKNMITGAAQMDGGILVVSATDGPMPQTREHILLSRQVGVPYLVVFMNKCDMVDDEELLELVEMEIRDLLTEYEFPGDDTPVIKGSALKALEGEAEWEEKINELMEAVDTYIPTPTRDTEKPFMMPVEDVFSITGRGTVATGRVERGQVKVGDVVEIVGFTEEPKSTTVTGVEMFRKLLDYAEAGDNIGALLRGVAREEIERGQVLAKPKSITPHTKFKAEVYVLSKEEGGRHTPFFTNYRPQFYFRTSDITGICNLPEGVEMVMPGDNIEMSVELIAPVAIEEGTKFSIREGGRTVGAGVVASIQE; this comes from the coding sequence ATGGGTAAAGCTAAATTCGACCGCTCTAAGCCGCACGTAAATATCGGAACAATTGGTCACGTTGACCATGGTAAAACTACTTTGACTGCAGCAATCACTTCTGTACTAGCAAAAGTTGGTGGTGCAGAAGCTCGCGGTTATGATCAAATCGACGGTGCTCCAGAAGAAAAAGAGCGTGGAATCACAATCTCTACTTCACACGTTGAGTATGAAACTGCTAATCGTCACTATGCACACGTTGACTGCCCAGGACACGCTGACTATGTTAAGAACATGATCACTGGCGCTGCGCAGATGGACGGCGGTATCCTTGTAGTATCCGCTACTGACGGCCCAATGCCGCAAACTCGTGAGCACATCCTTCTTTCCCGTCAGGTAGGCGTACCTTACCTTGTTGTATTCATGAACAAGTGTGACATGGTTGATGACGAAGAGCTTCTTGAGCTTGTTGAAATGGAAATCCGTGACCTTCTTACTGAATATGAATTCCCTGGTGATGACACTCCTGTTATCAAAGGTTCTGCTCTTAAAGCACTTGAAGGTGAAGCAGAATGGGAAGAAAAGATCAACGAACTAATGGAAGCTGTTGACACTTACATCCCAACTCCAACTCGTGATACTGAAAAGCCATTCATGATGCCTGTTGAGGACGTATTCTCAATCACTGGCCGTGGTACTGTTGCTACAGGACGTGTTGAGCGTGGACAAGTAAAAGTTGGTGACGTTGTTGAAATCGTTGGTTTCACTGAAGAGCCAAAATCTACTACTGTAACAGGTGTAGAAATGTTCCGTAAGCTGCTTGACTATGCAGAAGCTGGTGACAACATCGGTGCCCTTCTTCGTGGTGTAGCACGTGAAGAAATCGAGCGTGGACAAGTTTTGGCTAAGCCAAAATCCATTACTCCACACACTAAGTTCAAAGCGGAAGTTTACGTTTTGTCTAAAGAAGAAGGTGGACGTCATACTCCATTCTTCACAAACTACCGTCCACAATTCTATTTCCGTACTTCCGACATTACAGGCATCTGTAATCTTCCAGAAGGCGTAGAAATGGTTATGCCTGGCGACAACATTGAAATGTCAGTTGAGCTAATCGCTCCAGTTGCGATTGAAGAAGGAACTAAGTTCTCAATTCGTGAAGGCGGCCGTACAGTAGGCGCTGGCGTTGTTGCTTCTATCCAAGAATAA
- the fusA gene encoding elongation factor G — protein MAREFSLENTRNIGIMAHIDAGKTTTTERVLYYTGRIHKIGETHEGASQMDWMEQEQERGITITSAATTAQWKGHRVNIIDTPGHVDFTVEVERSLRVLDGAVAVLDAQSGVEPQTETVWRQATTYGVPRVVFVNKMDKIGADFLYSVGTLHDRLQANAHPIQLPIGAEDQFNGIIDLVEMKARFYGNDLGTEITDGEIPAEYQELAEEYREKLLEAVAELDEELMEKYLGGEELTIEEIKAAIRKGTTNVEFYPVICGSAFKNKGVQLMLDAVIDYLPSPLDVPAIKGILPDTEEEVERHSSDEEPFSALAFKVMTDPYVGKLTFFRVYSGTLDSGSYVQNSTKGKRERIGRILQMHANSRQEISKVYAGDIAAAVGLKDTTTGDTLCDDKNQVILESMQFPEPVIQLSVEPKSKADQDKMGQALQKLQEEDPTFRAYTDQETGQTIIAGMGELHLDILVDRMRREFKVEANVGAPQVAYRETFRQSAQVEGKFARQSGGRGQYGHVWIEFSPNEEGKGFEFVNGIVGGVVPREYIPAVQAGLEDALDRGVLAGYPLVDIKARLFDGSYHDVDSSEMAFKIAASMALKNAASKCAPVILEPIMKVEVVIPEEYMGDIMGMLTARRGRVEGMEARGNAQVVRAMVPLSEMFGYATSLRSSTQGRGVFSMHFDHYEEVPKSVSEEIIKKNKGE, from the coding sequence ATGGCAAGAGAGTTCTCCTTGGAAAATACTCGCAATATCGGGATTATGGCCCATATTGATGCGGGTAAAACAACCACCACTGAACGCGTGCTTTATTATACTGGGCGTATCCATAAAATTGGTGAAACTCACGAAGGCGCATCCCAGATGGACTGGATGGAACAAGAGCAAGAACGCGGAATCACAATTACTTCCGCTGCAACAACTGCACAATGGAAAGGCCACCGCGTAAACATCATCGATACACCAGGACACGTAGACTTCACAGTTGAGGTTGAACGTTCACTGAGGGTACTTGATGGTGCGGTCGCTGTACTTGACGCCCAATCCGGCGTTGAGCCTCAAACTGAAACAGTTTGGCGCCAGGCGACTACATACGGGGTACCTCGTGTAGTATTCGTTAACAAAATGGATAAGATTGGTGCGGATTTCCTTTATTCAGTAGGCACACTGCATGACCGCCTTCAGGCAAACGCACATCCAATCCAACTTCCAATTGGTGCTGAAGATCAATTTAACGGCATTATCGATCTTGTTGAAATGAAGGCAAGATTCTATGGTAATGATCTTGGTACGGAAATCACTGATGGTGAAATTCCTGCAGAATACCAGGAGCTAGCTGAAGAATACCGCGAAAAGCTTCTTGAAGCGGTCGCTGAACTTGATGAAGAGTTGATGGAAAAATACCTTGGTGGAGAAGAGCTGACTATTGAAGAAATCAAGGCAGCAATCCGTAAAGGTACTACAAATGTTGAATTCTACCCTGTTATTTGCGGTTCCGCATTTAAAAACAAGGGTGTACAATTGATGCTTGATGCAGTAATCGACTATCTTCCATCTCCGCTTGACGTACCTGCAATCAAAGGTATTTTGCCGGATACAGAAGAAGAAGTTGAGCGCCATTCAAGCGATGAAGAGCCATTCTCTGCTCTAGCATTCAAAGTTATGACTGACCCTTATGTTGGTAAACTTACATTCTTCCGTGTTTACTCGGGTACACTTGATTCCGGATCTTATGTACAAAATTCTACTAAGGGCAAGCGTGAGCGTATCGGTCGTATTCTGCAAATGCATGCAAACAGCCGTCAGGAAATCTCCAAGGTTTATGCAGGAGATATCGCTGCTGCAGTAGGTCTGAAAGATACTACAACAGGTGACACTTTGTGTGATGACAAGAATCAAGTTATTCTCGAATCTATGCAGTTCCCTGAGCCAGTAATCCAGCTTTCTGTTGAGCCTAAATCGAAGGCTGACCAAGATAAAATGGGTCAAGCCCTTCAAAAGCTTCAGGAAGAAGACCCAACATTCCGTGCATACACTGACCAGGAAACTGGACAGACAATCATTGCGGGTATGGGTGAACTTCACCTGGATATCCTCGTTGACCGTATGCGCCGTGAGTTCAAGGTAGAAGCAAATGTTGGTGCGCCACAAGTTGCCTACCGTGAAACATTCCGCCAATCTGCACAAGTTGAAGGCAAATTTGCCCGTCAGTCTGGTGGACGCGGACAATATGGACATGTTTGGATTGAATTCTCTCCAAATGAAGAAGGTAAAGGCTTTGAGTTTGTTAATGGTATTGTTGGTGGTGTTGTTCCACGTGAATACATCCCAGCTGTACAAGCAGGACTTGAAGATGCTCTTGATCGAGGCGTTTTGGCAGGCTATCCGCTTGTAGACATTAAAGCCCGTCTTTTCGATGGTTCTTATCATGATGTCGACTCCTCGGAAATGGCGTTTAAGATCGCTGCTTCCATGGCTCTTAAAAATGCGGCATCGAAGTGTGCTCCAGTCATACTCGAGCCAATCATGAAGGTAGAAGTTGTAATCCCTGAAGAATACATGGGTGATATCATGGGTATGCTTACTGCGCGTCGCGGACGTGTTGAAGGAATGGAAGCCCGCGGTAACGCACAGGTAGTCAGGGCGATGGTTCCACTTTCTGAAATGTTCGGTTATGCAACTTCTCTTCGTTCTTCAACACAAGGACGCGGTGTATTCTCAATGCACTTCGACCATTACGAAGAAGTTCCTAAGTCCGTTTCTGAAGAAATCATCAAAAAAAATAAAGGTGAATAA
- the rpsG gene encoding 30S ribosomal protein S7, with the protein MPRKGPVAKRDVLPDPLYNSKLVTRLINKMMIDGKRGTSQAILYNSFDIIRERTGKEPMEVFDAALKNIMPVLEVKARRVGGANYQVPVEVRPDRRTTLGLRWLVNYSRLRGEKTMEQRLAAEIMDAANNTGASVKKREDTHKMAEANKAFAHYRW; encoded by the coding sequence ATGCCTCGTAAAGGTCCTGTTGCAAAGAGAGACGTATTGCCAGATCCGTTATACAATTCAAAGCTAGTAACTCGTTTGATCAACAAAATGATGATCGACGGTAAAAGAGGTACATCCCAAGCAATTCTTTACAACTCTTTCGATATTATTCGTGAGCGTACTGGTAAAGAGCCAATGGAAGTGTTTGATGCCGCGCTTAAGAACATCATGCCTGTTCTTGAAGTTAAAGCACGCCGTGTTGGTGGTGCAAACTACCAAGTACCAGTAGAGGTGCGCCCTGATCGCCGCACAACTCTTGGTCTTCGTTGGTTAGTAAACTACTCACGCCTTCGCGGTGAGAAGACAATGGAACAGCGTCTTGCTGCTGAAATTATGGATGCAGCAAACAACACTGGTGCTTCTGTCAAGAAGCGCGAAGATACACACAAAATGGCAGAAGCCAACAAAGCATTCGCTCATTACCGCTGGTAG
- the rpsL gene encoding 30S ribosomal protein S12: MPTINQLVRKPRQSVEETSKSPALNKGYNSFKKAQTNVSSPQKRGVCTRVGTMTPKKPNSALRKYARVRLTNGIEVTAYIPGIGHNLQEHSVVLIRGGRVKDLPGVRYHIVRGALDTAGVNNRMQGRSKYGTKRPKAAKK; this comes from the coding sequence ATGCCTACAATTAACCAATTAGTACGCAAGCCTCGTCAATCTGTAGAGGAGACTTCAAAATCCCCTGCATTGAACAAAGGCTATAACAGCTTCAAAAAAGCTCAAACTAACGTATCTTCTCCACAAAAGCGTGGTGTTTGCACCCGTGTTGGTACAATGACTCCAAAGAAACCGAACTCAGCGCTTCGTAAATATGCTCGTGTTCGCTTGACTAACGGTATCGAGGTAACAGCTTACATCCCTGGTATTGGCCATAACCTGCAAGAACACAGTGTTGTTCTTATCCGTGGCGGCCGTGTAAAAGACTTACCGGGTGTTCGTTACCACATCGTACGTGGCGCTCTTGATACTGCAGGTGTAAACAACCGTATGCAAGGCCGTTCCAAATATGGAACAAAGCGTCCTAAAGCTGCAAAGAAATAA
- a CDS encoding 50S ribosomal protein L7ae-like protein, with amino-acid sequence MSYEKVLQARKLIIGIKQTAKALEDGSVKELVIATDADQKLTATAVGIAQKLGVPILYVDSMKKLGKASGIKVGTAAVAIIR; translated from the coding sequence AGCGAGGAAACTCATAATAGGAATCAAGCAAACAGCCAAAGCTCTCGAAGACGGGAGTGTAAAAGAGCTGGTGATTGCTACTGATGCTGACCAGAAACTGACAGCAACCGCAGTGGGAATCGCTCAAAAGCTTGGAGTTCCTATACTGTATGTCGATTCCATGAAAAAACTCGGAAAGGCAAGCGGTATTAAAGTAGGAACTGCGGCTGTAGCTATTATCCGATAA